A single region of the Oenococcus kitaharae DSM 17330 genome encodes:
- the gyrB gene encoding DNA topoisomerase (ATP-hydrolyzing) subunit B: MIDEKNNNQIAPDDNNAYGGSSIQILEGLEAVRKRPGMYIGSTASSGLHHLVWEIIDNGIDEALAGFAHHVTLTIEKDNSITVTDDGRGVPVEIQPKTGRPAMEAVFTILHAGGKFDSKNYKVSGGLHGVGASVVNALSKEMDVRVYRDGKIYYMDFQRGHIQTEMKLLDEPMRLERGTIVHFAPDPDIFRETTTFDYNTLASRIRELAFLNKGLRLSITDRRVEPEKKESFMYEGGIAEYVKFLNKNKQPLFPEPVYVEGEENGIQVEVALQYTDAVAETLMSFTNNIHTHEGGTHETGFKMALTRIINDYAKKKGILKDSDDPLTGEDVREGITAIVSIKHPDPQFEGQTKTKLGNTDAQQAVNHQFSTIFNRFMMENPETARAIANKGIIASKARVAAKKARDLTRRKSGLEISALAGKLADNTSKDPDISELFIVEGDSAGGSAKQGRSRLTQAILPIRGKILNVEKATLDKVLANEEIRSLFTAMGTGFGDEFDISKAHYHKVIIMTDADVDGAHIRTLLLTLFFRHMRPLIDAGYIYIAQPPLYGVAIGNSDQRVYLDSDEELDRYIATLPASPKPRIQRYKGLGEMDAEQLWDTTMDPKHRRLLRVSPDYQPEVDTTFDMLMGDRVEPRREFIEDNAQFVEDLDV, translated from the coding sequence ATGATTGATGAAAAAAATAATAATCAAATAGCACCTGATGATAATAATGCTTACGGCGGATCTTCAATCCAAATTCTTGAAGGTCTTGAAGCTGTCCGTAAACGTCCAGGAATGTACATAGGATCAACTGCTAGTTCTGGATTGCATCATCTGGTCTGGGAAATCATTGATAACGGGATTGATGAAGCTTTAGCCGGATTTGCACATCATGTCACACTAACAATTGAGAAGGACAATTCGATTACTGTGACCGATGACGGCCGTGGTGTCCCTGTTGAGATCCAGCCTAAAACTGGTCGTCCAGCCATGGAAGCCGTTTTCACAATTTTGCACGCGGGCGGTAAATTTGATTCGAAAAACTACAAGGTATCCGGCGGTCTTCATGGAGTTGGTGCTTCGGTTGTTAATGCATTATCCAAAGAAATGGACGTACGCGTCTATCGTGACGGAAAAATTTATTATATGGATTTTCAGCGCGGCCATATTCAAACAGAGATGAAACTTTTGGATGAGCCAATGCGCTTAGAACGTGGCACCATTGTTCATTTTGCTCCGGATCCAGATATTTTTCGAGAGACGACAACTTTTGACTATAATACTTTAGCCAGTCGTATTCGTGAATTGGCCTTTTTGAATAAAGGACTGCGTCTATCAATTACAGATCGGCGTGTCGAACCAGAGAAAAAAGAATCTTTCATGTACGAGGGCGGTATCGCAGAATATGTGAAATTTTTGAATAAAAATAAACAGCCCCTATTCCCAGAACCCGTCTATGTGGAAGGTGAAGAAAATGGTATCCAAGTAGAAGTTGCTTTACAGTATACAGATGCCGTTGCTGAGACATTAATGAGCTTCACGAATAATATCCATACGCACGAAGGCGGAACTCATGAGACCGGCTTTAAAATGGCGCTGACACGAATCATCAATGATTATGCTAAGAAAAAAGGCATATTGAAAGATTCCGATGATCCTTTGACTGGCGAAGATGTCCGCGAAGGCATTACGGCGATTGTTTCGATTAAGCATCCAGACCCTCAATTTGAAGGTCAGACCAAAACTAAGTTGGGGAATACCGATGCGCAACAGGCAGTCAACCATCAATTTTCGACAATTTTCAATCGTTTTATGATGGAAAATCCAGAAACGGCTCGCGCCATTGCCAACAAGGGTATTATTGCATCCAAAGCACGAGTAGCTGCTAAAAAAGCTCGTGATTTGACCCGACGCAAGTCAGGACTGGAAATCAGTGCGCTTGCCGGTAAACTAGCCGATAACACATCAAAAGATCCCGATATTTCTGAATTGTTTATCGTCGAGGGTGATTCTGCCGGCGGTTCTGCTAAACAAGGCCGTTCACGTTTAACACAGGCCATTCTGCCTATCAGGGGAAAAATTCTCAATGTTGAAAAAGCGACCCTAGATAAAGTACTGGCCAACGAAGAGATTCGTTCTCTATTTACAGCGATGGGAACTGGATTTGGTGATGAATTTGATATCAGCAAAGCCCATTACCACAAGGTCATTATTATGACTGATGCCGATGTCGATGGTGCTCATATTCGGACACTTCTTTTGACGCTATTTTTCAGGCATATGCGGCCATTAATTGATGCAGGTTATATTTACATCGCTCAGCCGCCTTTGTATGGTGTCGCGATTGGAAATTCTGATCAGCGTGTATATCTGGACTCAGATGAAGAACTTGATCGTTACATTGCAACATTGCCGGCTAGTCCGAAACCAAGAATCCAGCGTTATAAGGGACTTGGTGAGATGGATGCCGAACAGCTTTGGGATACGACTATGGATCCTAAGCATCGGCGTCTGCTGCGAGTTAGTCCTGACTACCAGCCGGAGGTTGATACGACTTTTGATATGCTGATGGGTGATCGCGTCGAACCGAGACGTGAGTTCATTGAAGATAATGCACAATTTGTTGAAGATTTGGATGTTTGA
- the gyrA gene encoding DNA gyrase subunit A, whose product MTEEENNNFTPDSRIKSADLNSTMRTSFLSYAMSVIVARALPDVRDGLKPVHRRILYGMNELGVTPDKPHKKSARIVGDVMGKFHPHGDSAIYESLVRMAQPFSYRYPLVDGHGNFGSVDGDPAAAMRYTEARLSKIALEMLRDINKDTVDFQPSYDGDNREPVVLPARFPNLLVNGAQGIAVGMATNIPTHNLREVVAAIHVLMDNPDATVADLMEVLPGPDFPTGAIVMGKAGIRRAYETGRGSVTVRSKVDIETTSTGHERIAISELPYMVNKAKLIERIRELVLEKKMDGITAIRDESDQKGLRVAIDVGRDANANVVLNNLYKQTLLQTSFSFNMIAINHGKPQTMSLKQILVAYLEHQREIIRRRTEFDLKKAQDRAHILEGLRIALDHIDKIIALIRASSTAEIAKTELITRYQLSDKQAQAILDMRLVRLTGLERDKIEAEYNDLLKSIEDYKDILSKPERIDRVIYQELLDISNKFGDDRRTELQVGDVTSIEDEDLIDEEDVLISLTHKGYIKRLSTNEFHTQNRGGRGVQGMNTHDDDFVEQLVSTSTHDTLLFFSDLGKVYKMKGYEVPEYGRQAKGIPVINLLGLDSGERVQAVINVRGEAASSKNFLFFTTRLGTVKRTAVSEFTNIRQSGLRAINLHDDDSLISVLLTDGKKNIVIASHSGYAVSFAELDVRAMGRTASGVRGMNLRTGDYVVAADLLIPGQNVLAITEKGYGKQTAVEEYPIRGRGGKGYKTANISEKNGPLAGLAVVSGNEDIMITTDSGVMIRFKAGDVSITGRATLGVRVIRIEEGSKVATLAKVEAEDDETSQDEVGSAEDQTDNATKVQNLADQLIDENKDDKQD is encoded by the coding sequence ATGACCGAAGAAGAAAATAACAATTTTACACCTGATTCCCGAATCAAGAGTGCCGATCTGAATAGCACGATGCGGACTAGTTTTTTATCTTATGCGATGTCTGTTATCGTGGCTCGCGCGTTGCCAGATGTACGAGATGGTTTGAAGCCGGTTCACCGTCGTATTTTGTATGGTATGAACGAATTAGGCGTCACGCCTGATAAACCGCATAAAAAATCGGCTCGTATTGTTGGAGACGTCATGGGAAAATTTCATCCGCATGGCGATTCGGCAATCTATGAATCGCTAGTTAGAATGGCACAGCCTTTCAGTTATCGTTACCCGCTGGTGGACGGCCATGGAAATTTTGGATCTGTTGATGGTGATCCAGCTGCCGCAATGAGATATACCGAAGCGCGTTTATCTAAAATTGCTTTGGAGATGCTGCGAGATATCAATAAAGACACGGTAGATTTTCAGCCCAGCTATGATGGCGATAACCGGGAACCGGTTGTGTTACCGGCTCGTTTTCCTAACTTGCTGGTAAACGGTGCACAAGGAATTGCGGTTGGAATGGCAACCAATATTCCGACGCATAATTTACGAGAAGTCGTGGCAGCTATTCATGTTTTAATGGACAATCCCGATGCAACGGTTGCTGATTTGATGGAAGTATTGCCGGGACCGGATTTTCCGACTGGTGCGATTGTCATGGGCAAAGCCGGTATTAGACGGGCTTATGAGACTGGTCGCGGGTCTGTCACGGTTCGTTCCAAAGTTGATATTGAGACAACTTCGACCGGGCATGAACGGATCGCCATTTCTGAATTGCCTTATATGGTCAATAAAGCCAAGCTGATTGAACGCATTCGAGAATTAGTTTTGGAGAAAAAAATGGATGGTATTACAGCTATCCGAGATGAGTCAGATCAAAAAGGCCTGCGAGTGGCGATCGATGTTGGGCGAGATGCAAATGCCAACGTTGTTCTCAATAACCTTTATAAACAGACACTCCTGCAGACGAGCTTTTCCTTTAACATGATTGCCATTAATCATGGTAAGCCTCAGACAATGAGCCTCAAGCAGATCTTGGTGGCTTACCTGGAGCATCAACGTGAAATTATCCGCCGTCGGACTGAATTTGATTTAAAGAAGGCACAAGATCGCGCTCATATTCTCGAAGGACTGCGTATTGCGTTAGACCATATTGATAAAATCATTGCCTTAATCCGTGCCAGCTCGACAGCTGAAATTGCCAAGACCGAGTTGATCACGCGTTACCAATTGTCTGATAAGCAGGCACAAGCTATCTTGGATATGCGTCTGGTACGTTTGACAGGATTGGAACGCGACAAGATTGAAGCTGAATACAATGATCTGCTCAAATCAATTGAGGACTACAAAGATATTTTGTCTAAGCCGGAACGGATTGATCGGGTTATTTATCAAGAACTGCTGGATATTTCTAATAAATTTGGGGATGACCGTCGTACAGAACTGCAGGTAGGCGATGTAACATCGATTGAAGATGAAGATTTGATTGATGAAGAAGATGTTTTGATCTCTTTGACACATAAAGGCTATATCAAACGGCTTTCGACAAACGAGTTCCATACGCAGAATCGTGGCGGCCGTGGTGTCCAGGGAATGAATACGCATGATGATGATTTTGTGGAACAGCTTGTTTCGACGAGTACCCATGATACTTTATTATTCTTCTCTGATCTCGGCAAAGTCTACAAAATGAAGGGCTATGAAGTTCCTGAGTATGGTCGCCAAGCCAAGGGAATCCCTGTAATCAACCTACTAGGTTTGGATTCCGGTGAACGTGTACAAGCTGTGATTAATGTCCGCGGGGAAGCAGCCTCATCGAAGAACTTTCTCTTCTTCACCACGAGACTCGGCACTGTTAAACGCACTGCTGTATCTGAATTTACCAATATTCGTCAGTCGGGTCTTCGTGCGATTAATCTGCATGATGATGATTCCTTGATTAGTGTGCTGCTGACAGATGGCAAAAAGAATATTGTTATCGCATCCCATTCTGGTTATGCTGTATCTTTTGCCGAACTAGATGTGCGTGCCATGGGCAGAACCGCTTCTGGTGTTCGCGGGATGAATTTACGGACTGGCGATTATGTTGTTGCTGCTGACTTGCTGATTCCCGGTCAGAATGTTTTGGCGATTACGGAAAAAGGTTACGGAAAACAGACCGCAGTTGAAGAGTATCCAATACGCGGTCGTGGCGGCAAAGGCTATAAAACAGCTAATATCTCTGAAAAGAATGGGCCTTTAGCTGGTTTAGCTGTTGTTTCCGGTAATGAAGATATCATGATTACCACTGATTCTGGTGTCATGATTCGCTTTAAAGCCGGGGATGTTTCAATTACCGGAAGAGCCACCTTAGGAGTTCGTGTTATTCGAATCGAGGAAGGTTCTAAAGTTGCTACTTTGGCTAAAGTTGAAGCAGAAGATGATGAAACTTCGCAAGATGAAGTAGGATCTGCAGAAGACCAGACAGATAACGCAACAAAAGTTCAAAATCTTGCTGATCAATTAATTGATGAGAATAAAGATGATAAACAAGATTAA
- the nadE gene encoding ammonia-dependent NAD(+) synthetase, with translation MRLLQAEIIADLHVQPVIDPKEEIDRSISFLKNYLLANPNYKSYALAISGGQDSTLAGKLAQTAIQELREEKKDSSYQFVAIRQPYGQQADEDDARAALDFIEPDITVTTNIKAATDALTATLRDAGLVVDDMSRGSIKPKMRMIAQYAVAREHAGVVVGTDHAAEAFAGFFTKYGDGGTDIDPLWRLNKRQGKQMLKFLHAPEALYNKVPSADLEDERPQLPDEVALGVSYKYIDDYLEGRQVPEQAAETIEKLYLSTKQKRHLPVTIYDTWWYQ, from the coding sequence ATGAGACTTTTACAAGCTGAAATCATTGCTGACCTGCATGTACAGCCGGTTATCGATCCCAAAGAAGAAATTGACCGCTCAATTTCCTTTTTAAAAAACTATTTACTAGCTAATCCAAATTATAAAAGCTATGCTTTAGCTATTTCAGGTGGTCAAGATTCGACCTTAGCAGGTAAGCTTGCACAAACAGCCATTCAAGAATTAAGAGAAGAGAAAAAGGATTCGTCCTATCAATTCGTTGCGATCAGACAACCATATGGCCAGCAAGCCGATGAAGATGATGCACGAGCTGCTCTAGATTTCATTGAGCCCGATATAACAGTGACAACCAACATCAAAGCAGCGACAGATGCACTGACAGCAACCTTGCGAGATGCCGGTTTGGTCGTTGACGATATGAGCCGGGGTTCGATTAAACCCAAGATGCGTATGATTGCTCAATATGCAGTTGCAAGAGAGCACGCCGGCGTCGTTGTTGGTACAGATCACGCTGCTGAAGCTTTTGCTGGTTTCTTTACCAAATATGGTGACGGCGGAACCGATATCGATCCCTTGTGGCGGTTAAATAAGCGTCAGGGCAAACAAATGCTGAAATTTCTACACGCGCCCGAGGCTCTATATAACAAAGTACCATCTGCAGATCTCGAAGATGAGCGTCCTCAGCTGCCTGACGAGGTGGCATTGGGGGTTTCTTATAAATATATTGACGACTACTTAGAGGGACGTCAGGTACCTGAACAGGCGGCCGAAACAATCGAAAAACTGTATCTTAGTACCAAACAAAAGCGCCATTTACCGGTAACTATTTACGATACTTGGTGGTATCAATAA